Proteins co-encoded in one Nicotiana sylvestris chromosome 7, ASM39365v2, whole genome shotgun sequence genomic window:
- the LOC138873052 gene encoding uncharacterized protein, translating into MADRSMKRPLGIIDDVLVRVDKFILPSHFVILDCEVDFEVSIILGRPFLATRKALVNVEAGELTFRVGDEKVVFHICKSMREPNSTEVCSFVDIVTAVIVDDTSSMIHVEDPLEAALLYMDVNDDASRVECVNALHGLGQLGGSSKAEKGNRMDSS; encoded by the exons atggcggatcgatcgatgaagcgacctttgggcataatcgatgatgtacttgtccgggtggacaagttTATACTGCCGTCCCactttgtcatattggattgtgaggtagactTTGAAGTGTcgattattcttggtaggcctTTCCTAGCTACAAGGAAGGCATTGGTTAATGTTGAAGCTGGTGAGTTGACTTTCCGAGTaggggatgagaaggtggtattccatatttgcaaatcaatgagagaacccaatagcacggaggtgtgttcattcgtggacattgtcacagctgtgatagtggatgacacaagttccatgatccatgttgaagatccccttgaggccGCGCTTCTttatatggatgtcaatgatgatgctagtagagtggagtgtgtgaatgcattgcatg gtttaGGCCagcttggcggttcttcaaaagcggaaaagggcaatcggatggactctagctga